The genomic region CCATAGACCTCCCGAAGCTCTGGCGGGCCGTCCGGACAGTTCAGGACGCACACCGCTTCGCCGTCTGCCCCAATCACATGCACATGGGCGGGACGATGATCGCTCGGGTAGATCACCACCCGTAACCCATCCAGTCGAA from Lujinxingia vulgaris harbors:
- a CDS encoding DUF4160 domain-containing protein translates to MPTVLRLDGLRVVIYPSDHRPAHVHVIGADGEAVCVLNCPDGPPELREVYGFSRPEVNRILRDLGGHLSNLCQHWSEIHGRY